DNA from Misgurnus anguillicaudatus chromosome 13, ASM2758022v2, whole genome shotgun sequence:
GAGGGGGCGGGCCggatttggcccgcgggccttgagtttgacaccccctGCTTTAAAGGGATTTGTGGGCGTGATTTTGCGCGTGCGTATTTCTTCTCTCACGTACCTGGATTTAATGCGCATGTCTTGGACTCTTGTTCGGACCTGAATGCACGCGTCatggactccttctagcacctgaacttgtaatgcacATGATTCGGACTCTTCCTTgcacatgagcttgtaatatgcacggctctgacatttccttgcactagagaggttgttagtAGGGCAGGGGTTTAAAACCAGTGAGTGTGTTGTTCCCACGCAGGAAATTTTAATGACCAGCCGGCCTAATGGCATccgttttaagaaggttgccgtcatgacagtgttgcccttagagtaaatcagcttcctttttgtccaccaatcaagtaaCTTGTCattaatgagtaaaaaatgaacaaataaatatgctaaaagtggtagcgccagaccggGAGATCAGCtcaatggattccaaaatggtaagaatcaaatgtttaactctaggggagctggaaaattagtatatttttaaaaaaagttgagtgtccctttaaaacgaAAAcgaattaaatgtaaacaaaggcCGCATACCAACACCATGGCTGGTTAGGACAAAAGTCTGAATaacatgaaaaatatatattatcgCTTGTTGCATCTGGTTGGAACACAGAGCTAGCCTCAGACTTTCTGTATGCACACATACCTTTTTAAGTTTCTTGGTCTTGATGTCAACTTCCTGCTGTAGTGAACTGTACGTCTCCTTCAGCTCAAGCGTCTCTTCATCACGACACTCCATCACCTGCTGCATTTCCCTTTCCCGCCTTTTCTGCTCACACACATTAGACATGTACGaattaaacctttaaaataatCACATTAACGTCATCATTGCATTCAATGCAAAGTGTACCAAATCTCACAAACTTAGTCATTTTATATTGAGCAATATCATACATCTGATTCCATATCATCTTTCTGGCCAATCACTGTGTTGCGATGTAAATGCGGTATTGACCTTGAAACACAGTGAGAGGTTACTAATTTTATCCGAGTTTTATTTGGGGGTGTGTAAAAACAGTCCATCAGTGCAAATCAGTCGTGGTGGGGGAAAATAGGAATGAATGCTTTGATCAGCACTTCGGCTACTATCAGAAATCAAAAAATCTCAAACTATACAGAGGCTCAAATAGCCTTTGAAACCTTGAAATGCAGTCCAACTCAGTCTCTGGATACTTTACCTGTTCTGCTATCTCATGTCTCTTCAGCTCCAGAATCTTCTGTTGCTCATTGGTGTGATCTACAATATTCTTCCCACCAACCAGCAGCTTGCTCTCCATGGcctgaaaatgacaaaaaacagaTAAACCAGACGTATACACTGATAAATCTAAGCTATGTTCAACCAGATATTACTCTTACATACCTTAACTTTGGCTGTCAGCATCTCTGATGCTTCTTTCTCTTTGCGAAGATCATCCATCTTCTTCTCTTTCTCCTTAAGCAGTCGCTGTTTCTCCTCTGCCACCAGGCTGTGGTCCTCCATGATAGCCCTCCTCTCCTTTTCCAGCTTCTCCTGTTGCTCCCGCCAATAATCCGTAATGCTCTTATCCCCGTCCATTCCTtcctcttcatcatcatcatcatcatcttcatcatcatcttccCCATCCTCCAACTCCTCTCCTCCTTCTCCAACTCTCCGTCTCCTCCTTTTCCTCCTCTTTTTGCCGGATCTTTTCTCCAGTTGTTCTTTCAAGCGGGCAATCTCCTCCTGAAATTCTCGAAGCAGAGCGTCCTTGGGATCTTCGTTGACACGGGGCTTATTCTTAATGTTTTTAGCTCGATTGGCATAGCGTAGAGTCGTCAGCGTCTCCTCTAGATTGTAGGAGGCGGGTCCAATATTGGCTACCATAACTGTTCGGGCATTTCCGCCCAAGGAATCCTGCAAAAGCCTCGTAAGCTTAGAGTCACGGTATGGGATGTGCGTGCTTCGTCCGTCAACCAGCGCCGAGATGACATTACCTAAAGCGGAGAGGGAGAGGTTGATTTTGGTGGCCTCTTTCAAGCGCTCACCCTGTGCACCAGTCTTCGTCTGCCTTTCGCTTCCTGCAAGGTCAACAAGGTTGAGCTTTCCAACCCGGATGTGGTTTTCTCCGTCAGGGCCCAGCTCACTACACTCGACTGTGATGACAAAGATGGCGTGAGAGCGGGAACTGTGCTCGTTCATATTGGTTGCACCAACCGATCGGTTCTGGTTGCCGACATTCATCACATGCTCGATCTCCCGAACGCTTTTGGTGACAAATGAAGAGAGGTCTTTAACATAAACGCCCGTATCAGGCCTCTCCTTGAGCTCCAGACGGCGAGATTGGTCCTTCGATAAAAGATCCCTGATCTCCTCTTGATAAATCTCCAAGTATGAAGCCCTGACCAAGTACTGCTGGTTCTGCGAGCGCGAAATGTGCGTGAAAATGTGCTCAAAGGAGTTGGGTATGACGCCCCTCCTATCGGGGTCGTTTCGTACCCCCTCCATCGTGAAGGTCTTTCCGGTACCAGTCTGACCGTATGCAAAAATGGTCCCGTTGAAACCAAACAGCACAGAGTCCACCAACGGGCGGAAGGTCTCGTCGTAAAGCTCCATCTGTTTGGAGCTCCAATCGTAGACTGAATCGAAAGTGAAAACCTTAGGGTGATCGTGGGAGGACGCACCTCGAGGGTTGCGTACGGCCACCTGCCCTAACTTGACATCTACAGAAACCACCTTCTCGAAGTTGGCAACTCGCTCCTTCTCGTTCATGGGGCGACAGCGCACCACCACCTTTACGGTTTCAGAGCTCTTGCTTTTAGACATTTTGACAGCTTCTGGATTACTTTGGTGCAAGTGCTGCCTTAAAATATCTGTAGGATTATGTCACAGTGATAGTGTTGCCAGCAGCAGAgcctgcaaaaaaataaaatgctgtGATATGACAATGGTAAAGAAATAGAATCACTGAAAACAATAAGTCTGAAATATATTGAGTTAATTCAGATTGATTCAGACACTTTTTGACAGTAaccttaatataaaaaaatatggtaATAAATACCTTATGGCCAAACTTACTGTAAGTGTAACTGCATTCGGTAAAAAACACCATGAACAAACATTTAATGCCATAGTATCCATCATGCATAATCATATAAAATATcaccatattttttttttttttataaaaggtGGGGTGCCGAAATTTGAATTTAATGGCGTCCTTGAATAATATTACACTTACTGTAAGCTCTATGCAAGCAGCCAACGTCAGTTGCTGTG
Protein-coding regions in this window:
- the kif3b gene encoding kinesin-like protein KIF3B, translated to MSKSKSSETVKVVVRCRPMNEKERVANFEKVVSVDVKLGQVAVRNPRGASSHDHPKVFTFDSVYDWSSKQMELYDETFRPLVDSVLFGFNGTIFAYGQTGTGKTFTMEGVRNDPDRRGVIPNSFEHIFTHISRSQNQQYLVRASYLEIYQEEIRDLLSKDQSRRLELKERPDTGVYVKDLSSFVTKSVREIEHVMNVGNQNRSVGATNMNEHSSRSHAIFVITVECSELGPDGENHIRVGKLNLVDLAGSERQTKTGAQGERLKEATKINLSLSALGNVISALVDGRSTHIPYRDSKLTRLLQDSLGGNARTVMVANIGPASYNLEETLTTLRYANRAKNIKNKPRVNEDPKDALLREFQEEIARLKEQLEKRSGKKRRKRRRRRVGEGGEELEDGEDDDEDDDDDDEEEGMDGDKSITDYWREQQEKLEKERRAIMEDHSLVAEEKQRLLKEKEKKMDDLRKEKEASEMLTAKVKAMESKLLVGGKNIVDHTNEQQKILELKRHEIAEQKRREREMQQVMECRDEETLELKETYSSLQQEVDIKTKKLKKLFSKLQSVKAEIQDAQEEHVKYRQELEQTQNELTRELKLKHLIIENFIPLEVKNKIVTRAIFDEEDDTWKMTPITRIQNDQQMMKRPVSAVGYSRPLSQHARMAMLMQPDVRYKAENILLLELDLPTRTTKDYEGPVIAPTVAAALEDALREEDEIQVDASGLHSSLGLGSGLCVSSAGFSKKPKSGRPKTGKKVSTPTSGHSPLSGSGSPLYPQSRGLVPK